Part of the Phycisphaerales bacterium genome, ATCCTGACGACCATCACCGACATGTGCGGCTTCCTGATCGTCCTGAGCCTGGCCAGCGCGATGATGGCCTACCTGACCTGATCGATCCGGACCCAGAGGAGCGGCGGGCGGACCACTAGCGGACGATGGGCGGGCGACCGGCGGACGAAAAGTCTGGCGGGCGAATCCCAACTACTTGGCGACGCACCCCCGACTCTGGGAGAACCCGCTATGCCCGCTGCCATGACCTGCTGCCACGCCGCCCCCCCGCCGCTGCCCGCCGAAGCCGCCCAGACCACGGACGTGCCGCGGGATGCGAAGCGTCGCGGCCGCTGCCAGGCCATGACCGCCTCGCCCGGCCGGGCGATGATGATCGTGATGACCCTCGCGACGGCGCTGGCAACGGTGGTCGCCATCGGGCAGCTCGCCGAGGGCGGCTCGGGCGAGCAGGCCGGCGAGACGCTGTTCGTCGTCTCGGCATTCAACCTGGTCTTCACGGCGCTCTTCGCGCCGCTGGTGGCGATCTTCACGCTGCGAGCCGGATTCTGCCGTGCGATCCGTGCGTTCTTCGGCACGATCTTCACGGGCATCGGCCTGACGCTGGGCCTGCTCTTCATGAGCGTCGTCATCCTGTTCGGCCTGGCGGCGATCTTCGGGTAGCCGGACGGCCGAAGGGCCCGGGTCGAGAAGATCCTGACGGACCGATACAGTTCTCGGTGTCGGACCCATCGACGAAACAAGCCAAGGCCGAGGCCGGTCGCGCGAACGGCAGCGCGACGCCAAGCTCTCCTGACCAAGCAAGGTCCAGCGCGAGCCCCAACGCCAGCCCAGTCACGCCCAGCGAGCACATCGCCGACATCATCGAGCGCGACGGCACGACGGCGAGCTTCGAGTTCTTCCCGCCCAAGAACGCGGAGGCCGCCGAGAAGCTGTACCAGGCCATCAGCGAGCTCGAGGACCTGCGCCCGAGCTTCGTGTCGGTGACGTATGGCGCCGGCGGCAGCACGCGGGAGCTGACGCGGGAACTCGTCCTCCGCATCCGTCGAGAGACGCCGCTGCACCCGATCCCCCACATGACGGGCGTGTGCCACACGCCCCGGGAAGTCGACGAGATGCTGGAGGGATACGCCCGTGCGGGCGTGCGCAACATCATGGCGCTCGGCGGAGACCCACCGCTCGACGGCGGCGCGCCAAGCGGCCGGCGGAAGGGCGAAGACCCCTTCGCGCACTTCCGCTACGGCGCCGACGTCGTCCGCGCAATCCGCTCGTACTCGGACAACAACCTGGGCAAGGATCGCACCTTCGGCATCGGCGTGGGCGGGTACCCCGAGGGCCACGCCGCCACGCCCAACCGCCTCAAGGAAATGGACCACCTCAAGGCCAAGGTCGACGCGGGGGCCGACTTCATCATCACCCAGCTCTTCTTCGACAACCACGACTTCTACGACTTCCGCGAGCGGTGCGAGCTGGCGGGCATCAAGGTCCCGATCATCGCGGGCATCATGCCCATCACCAGCACCAAGGGCATGGGCCGCATGGCCGAGCTGGCCGCGGGCAGCCGCTTCCCGGCGCCGTTGCTGCGGGCGCTCCGGCGCGCGGGCGACGAGCCCGACCTCGTCCGCCGCGTGGGCCTGCACTGGGCCACCGAGCAGTGCCGAGACCTGCTCGACCACAAGGTCGCCGGCCTACACCTCTACACGCTCAACAAGAGCACGGCCACGCGGGAGATCTACCGGACGCTGGGCGTCAAAGACTCGCGGTCGTTCTCTTGACACGCGACCGCCTGAGCGTGCCGGCCGAGCGAGCCGCGCGAGCCATGCTGGGCTGGACGCTGCACCGCCGGCTGGCAGACGGAGCCGTCCTCGTCGGGCGCATCGTCGAGACCGAGGCCTACCTGGGCGTCGACGACGAGGCCAGCCACACGTACATGGGAAGGCGCACCGAGCGCAACGAATCGATGTACGGCCGGCCCGGCACGGCGTACGTCTACTTCACCTACGGCATGCACTGGTGCATGAACGTCGCGTGCGCGAGCGAGGGCGACCCACAGGCCGTGCTGCTCCGAGCGATCGAGCCGGTCGAAGGAGCCGATCGCATGGACGAGCTGCGGCGTGTTAACCCCAAGGCCGCCGCGTCGCTGCCCGAGCACAAGCTCGGCTCGGGCCCGGCCAGGCTGTGCGCGGCGATGGGCATCGACCGCGCGAGCAACGGGCTCGACCTGCTGTCGCCGGCCCGGAACGGAAACGCCCTCTGGCTCGAGCCGGGCGATGAACCGAGCGACGTGCTGGCGGGCCCCAGGATCGGCATCGACCGCGTCGGCGAGCGCTGGCGGACCGCCGCGCTGCGGTTCGGCGTGGCGGGCAGCCGGTCGCTCAGCCGGCCTTTCCCCTGAGCATTGGAGATACGGGGCGTCTGTTCGGGCCTTGTCGGGAGTTGGGGGGATTCACCTTCGTGAGCCGATACAGGGGGCGCCCGCGTGTACCATGCTCCGCAGGCCGGGAATGAGCCGGCCCCCCAGGCACGTTTGGATAGGTATGGACGAGCTCATCGACTGGCAGCGGATGCGGACCCTGGCGCCCTTTTCGCCCGAGGCGTTTCGCTTCGTGCAAGAGGGCCTGCAGCACACGCTGGAGAAGGGCCGGGGCGACGAACTGCCCGGTCCGTCTTCCGACGAGGCTTCCGAGCAGGCCGCCCACGAGCAAGCCGAAGCCGACCTCGACCTGACGCTGCTCAGCGAAATCGCGGGCATCGATCAGGACGAGTTGGACGAGATCGCCGCAGTCCAGAGCCGGCACGTGAGCGGGCAGGAGCTTTGCCTGGGCCTTCGCTCGCTCGCGGTCGAGAAGTACGGCCTGCTCGCGCACACGGTCCTCCGGGGCTGGGGCGTGCGCAGCACCGAGGACTTCGGCAAGATCGTCTATGCGATGGTCGATACCGGGCTGCTCCGTACCAGCGAGGACGATTCGCTCGACGACTTCCGCGGCGTGTACGAGTTCGAAGAGGCCTTCGACGGCCCGCTCGATCGCACGAGTCGCGGCCCCAACGCCGCTGCCCCCGACGTCGAAGGGGCGGGCGGGGTTGGCTAAGCGCCCCGCCGCACCGGCCCGCGAAGAGCCGGACCCAGCGCCGGACGAATCGGCGCAACCACTCAACAAGCAGCCGTGGTACTCGCGGCACCTGTGGCAGATACAGCCGATCCGCGACGTGCTGCTGTTGCTGTCCGTCTTCGGCGTGCTCTACCTCGGGTACGTGCTGCGAACGGTGACGGTGCCGCTGCTGCTGGCATTGCTGCTGGCGTACCTGCTCGAGCCCGTCGTGTGCCGGCTCGAGAAGTCAAAGCACTTCACGCGTCAGGGCGCGGTGTCGGGCATTCTGGTGGCGGTCGTCGTGTTCGTGGCGGTGCCGGCGGCGCTCGCGACGGCGTTCGCGGTCGTGCAGGGCGTCAGCTTCGCGCAAACGGTCGTCGACAGCGTGGACCGCATCACGACCGTCAGCACGTACGTCAAGGACCACGAAGACAACGTGCTGCCCCGCTACGACCGGGAAGAGCAGACGATCGCGTTCTTTTCCGTCGAGCCAGCGCCCGAATTCGAGGAAGGGCCGCCGGCCCCGCCCGATGGAATCGATGATGAACCGGAACAAGATTCGCCGGCCCTCGTTGAGACACGACTGAACACGGCCGCGAGTCTCAAGGCCGAGCGAGCGTTCGACGGGCTGCCCGACGTGCTGAAGCCGGTGGTGTACGGCTATGCGCGGCGCACTGTCACCACGACCGGTACTGGCGACGAGGTCGACGGTCCGGTCGACACCGTCGCCCAGCTCTCCGATTGGGCCCTCGGCATCGTGCGCGGCAACGCGGCCCGCATGACCGATGCCGCGGTCGAGGGCGGGCGCATCACGCTGGCGACCGGCCTGGCGACGGTCACCACGCTGGGCATGCTGCTCTTCGGACTCTTCCTGACCGGCTTCTTCTTCTACTTCCTCTCGACCGGGTACGCCCACGTGCGCGGCTTCGGCTACGAGGTCTTGCCGCACCGCTATCGCGACCAGATCGTCGACCTGCTGCGGCAGATGGACCGTGTGGTCGCCGGGTTCGTCCGCGGGCGCATCACGATCGCGATCATCCAGAGCGTGATCTTCACGATCCTGTACTGGCTCATCGGCGTGCCGGCCCCGCTGATCTTCGGACCGCTGGTCGGCATCCTGAGCATCGTGCCGTACGTCGCGCTCCTGGGCATCCCGATGACGATCATCGCGCTGGCCATCGACAACAGCGGGTGGTTCGCCTTCCAGCAGACCTGGTGGTGGACGCTGGCGGCGCCGGTGGCGATCTACTTCGCGGGCCAGGCCGTCGACGACTACCTGCTGACGCCGGCCATCCAGGGCAAGGCAACCAACATGGACACGCCCACGATCCTGTTCGCCTCGCTGGCGGGCGGCATACTTGCAGGCATCTACGGCCTCTTGCTGGCCATCCCCGTGGCGGCGTGCGTCAAGATCCTGCTGCGCGAGGTGTTCTGGCCGAGGTTCAACGCGTGGCTCCGGGGCGAAGAGAAGGATTTTCTACCGCTGAAGCGATAGGGTTGGCCGATCTCGCTTGAGCATCCACGTGCTCGGCAACTCGTTCGTTCCACCGGGGGAAACAACATGAGCCAGGTTCCGCCAGCCCAGCCGGGTCCCGCAACTTCGGATCCGAGCGCGGTCCGTACCGCGATCCTCGTCTCGGCCATCTTCAACATCCTGTCGGCCGTCGGCTGGGCGTGGACGTGCATCGGCCTGGTGCTCAGCGTCCCGCTGGTGATCCTGGCGGTCTTCGAGATCATGCACTTCAACGCGCTAGGCAAGCCGCCCTACGGCCCCAAGCGCAGCCGGACGCAACTCCTTGGCATCCTGGAGATCTGCACGATCCTCGCGGGGAACCTCATCTCGCTCATCTGCGGCATCATCGTGCTGGCGATGCTCGATAAGGTTCGCGACTAGCTGCGACGCCGGTCAAGATCAGCCTTGGCACCAAGGTGCCGGGCTTGTCCATCGGCGTGCGCCATCTCTGCCTACTTCCGCTTCTTCCGCTGCTTGAAGCCCTTGGGCTTGCCGCCCTTGGTGCTCTTGCGGCGGGCGATCGAGGGCATCATGGCGGCTGCCGCTGCGGCGTCGGCCTGCCCGCCGGCGCTCTGGGCCATGTGGGTCATGGTGCTCATCTTGCTGCGGGCGCTCATGTCGCCCATGCCCTTGGTGAGCTGGTTGATGGTGTTGAACTGCTTGACGAGCTTGCCCACCGTCGCCTGATCGACGCCTGCGCCCTTGGCGATGCGACGCTTGCGGGAGTTGTCGATGAGCTTGGGCTTCTTACGCTCCTGCTCGGTCATCGACTGGATCTGAGCTTCGACCCGGTCGAGTTCTTTGTCGTCGATGTTCACGTCCTTGAGCGCGCTGCCCACGCCGGGGAGCATGCCGAGCACCTGCTTCATGGGCCCCAAACGACGGATGGTCTTGAGCTGCTTGAGGAAGTCGTCCATGCCCAGCTCGCCGCGCATCATCTTGTTCTGCAGCTTCTCGGCTTCCTCCTCGGTGACCTCCTGCTGGGCCTTCTCGACGAGGCTCACCACGTCGCCCATGCCCAGGATGCGCCCCGCGAAGCGCTCGGGGTGGAAGGGCTCCAGCGCGTTCAGGCCCTCGCCCGTGCCCACGAAGCGGACGGGCGCGCCGGTGACTTCTCGCACGCTCAGCGCCGCGCCGCCGCGTGTGTCGCTGTCGAACTTGGTGAGGATCACGCCGTCGATGCCGAGCTGCTCGTGGAAGGCCTTCGCGCTGCGCACCGCGTCCTGGCCGGTCATGCTGTCGACCACCAGGAAGATGTAGTGCGGGTTGCACGCGGCCTTGACCTTCTTGAGCTCGCCCATCAGGTCGTCGTTGACGTGCAGGCGGCCGGCGGTGTCGAGGATCGCCACGTCGCTGGCGTTGGCCCGGGCCTGCTTGAGCCCGCGTTTGCACACGTCGACCGCCACGCCCACGCGCTCGCCGTACGCACCGATCTGGTCGAGCTCGCCGTGGAACTGCACGGGGGCGCTGCCGGGCAAGTCACCAGCCTGGGCCGCCACGGTTTGCAACTGCTCGACGGCGGCGGGCCGCTGCAGGTCGGCGGCGACGAGGGTGCTCGACAGGTCCTTCTTGCGCAGCCACGCGGCGATCTTGCCGCACGTCGTCGTCTTGCCGCTGCCCTGCAGGCCGCACATCATGATGACCGTCGGTCCGGGGCTCACGGTGTGGATGCCCGGGTCGCTGGCCTTGCCCGGCTCGCCGCCCAGCAGCTCGACCAGGCGGTCGTGGACGATCTTGATCATCTCTTCGCCGGGCTTGACGCTCTCGGTGACCCGCTTGCCCAAGGCGTCCTGCACGACCTCGCCGGTGAACTTCTCGACGACCTCGAGCGCGACATCGGCCTCGAGCAGGCTCTCGCGGACCTGGGCCATCGCGTCGCGGACGTTCTTCTCGGAGATCGACCCCTGGCCGGAAAGGTTGCGGAGCGCGGACTGGAAGCCTTCGGTGAGTCGTTCGAGCATGGGTGTCCTTCGGGCGGCCCTTCGAGATCTTCGGGAACGGCGAGCGGTGGAGCGAGCGGTGGAGATTGTAGAGGGCACCGGCCGGTGCGCCCGTCCTACCGTTTGCCCGGATGGACAGCACGCCCTCTTCCCCCACCGCCGCCGCGAACCCCGCCGCCGTCGAGCGACCGCTACGCCTGGCCGCCATCGACGTGGGCACCAACTCCATCCGCCTGCTCATCGCCGAGCGCGACGAGGAGGGCGGCTACCGCGTGCTGGACGAGGAGAAGGTCAGCCCGCGCCTGGGCCACGGCATGGCCGAGACGGGCCTGATCGCCCCCGACCGCATGGAAGAGGCCATCGACGCCGTCGAGCGGATGAAGCAGATCGCCCTGGGCTACGGCGTGGCCGAGGTCCGGGTCATCGCCACCAGCGCCGTCCGCGAGGCCAGCAACGGGCACGAGTTCGTGAGCGGCGTGCAGCGGCTGAGCAACCTGCGGACCGAGGTCATCGGCCACGAGGACGAGGGCCGCCTGGCCCACAAGAGCGTGGCGGCCGCGTTCGACGTCACCAAGCTGCCGTTCGCCGTCGCCGACATCGGCGGCGGCTCGACCGAGGTCGTCTTCAGCCGCGGCGGCGCGGTCGAGAAGGTCGTCGGGCTCAAGCTCGGGGCGGTGCGCGTCGCCGACATGTTCGGCGGGGCGGGCGCCAGCGAGCCCAAGGCCTTCGACGAGATGCGCCAGTACCTCAAGGGCGCCATCGAGACGGCGATCGGCAAGATGCCGCTCAAGGCCAAGGTGCTGTTTGGAACCGGTGGCACGTATGGCGCCCTGGCGTCGATCCAGATGGCCAAGGAAGGAGTCAGCGCCGATAGCGTACAGGGCCACCGCCTGACCCGCGAGCAGGTCACCAAGACGCTCACCAGGCTGCGGGCCGCGCTCGAGAAGGGCGAGTCGGTCGCAGGGCTGAACAAGGACCGCTACGACATCATCCTGCCCGGCGCCGCCATCGTCGAGGCGCTGATGAAGGCCCTCAAGGTCGACGAGCTCGTCGTCCACGACCGGGGCATCCGCGACGGGCTCATGCTCTCGATGCTCGAGGGCCATACCGCCGCCACGCGCGGCCGCGGCGCCCCGCCGGCCACGACGCCCACGCGCATCTCGCTGGGCAGCCGGGCCGAGAGCGTCCGCCGCTTCGCCCGCAAGTGCCGCTACCACGAGGCCCACAGCGAGCACGTGACGCAGCTCGCCCTCGAGATCTTCGACGAGCTCCAGCAGCAGCTCCCAGCCGTCGCCAAGGAGCTGGGCAAGAAGCACCCCAGCCACCCGCTCGCGCTCGACCACGAGACGGCGATGGACGACGAGGGCCGGGCCGTGCTCGAGGCGGCCGGCGTCTTGCACGACATCGGCTACCTGGTAAACCACAGCAAGCACCACAAGCACAGCTACTACATCATCGCCAACGGCGAGCTCGACGGCTTCACGCCCAGGGAGCGCGAGCTGATCGCCAACATCGCCCGCTACCACCGCCGCAGCCACCCCAAGAACAGCCACGAGCCGTACGCCGCGATGGACAACCACGACCGCAAGATCGTGCGTCGCCTGGCGGGCATCTTGAGGGTTGCCGACGGGCTCGACCGCACGCACACGCAGGTCGTCGAGCGCGTCACGGTCAAGATCGAGGCCCGCGACGGCTGCGAATACCCGAACGCCGCCGTCTTCACCGTCGAATCGCCCAGCGACGTCAGCACCGACCTCTGGGGCGCCCAGCGCAAGTGCGAGCTCTTCCGGACCGCATTCAACCTGCGGTGCGAGTTCGAGGTGGGCTAGGTGGCCGACAAGCGAGCGCACCTGCGGGATGCCATGCTCGACGCAGACTTGGCCATGCTGCCCGATGCGGTGCGGCGATGGCGGCCCATGGACGAGCTCCGAGCGGCGCGAGCAACGTGGATCGACCAGCAGCTCTCCTGGTGCAACGATCGCAAGGTCGCCGTCAACCGTGCGACGAACCTCTTGGTTGGCGCGCCGCGCGACTTCTTGAACGTCGTCATCGACGCCGCCGGAGCGCGAACGCTCTGTGGCATCCGGCACTACGGGGGCGATGGGAATCGACCGTTCGTCGATCTCGTGGCCACGACGGATGCACATGCGTGGACGGGCGATCGTCTCGCAGAAACCGCCACCGCGGCGATGGCAGCGTACCCGGCGTTCGAGCCGCCGATGGTGCGGATACCCGTCGCCGGCAGTACGCCTCTACCGCTGCCGCCCGGCTGGGTCGCCGAGGTCGACCAGGCTCTGATCGGCGCAACCATCGGCGAGATGCTGGAACGAGCACCTGCAACCGAGTTGCCGTCGGTCGTGCTGCGGGACGCGACGGTCGACGACGCCATGGAGTTCGAAGCCGACAGTTACGACGCGTTCCAAGATCGTAACGCGGCCCTCCAACAAGTCATCCGTCCCTCCGGCCGCGACGAGATCGAGGCGTGCGCGAACGAGGGACGCGTGCTGCACTGGTTTCTCCGGGACGAGCCGGGCACCCCCGCGGGATTGCTGTGCATCCAGCGGATCGACTTCCATGCAATGGACGGGTACCTCGTGGTCGAGGAGTGCGTCGCCGGGTGGGCGGCCGGCCGGCGATCCGCGGCCGCCGCGCAGCGTGAGCTCGCCCGCACGCTCGTCGCCGACGACGGGGCGAACGCCTCGCTCCCGATGTTCGGCACCATCATGGGCGAGAACGCGCCCAGCCTCGCGACCGCTCGCCGGTCGGGACGCGAGGTGATCGGCGCAGTCTGGTTCGTGCAGCGCGACGCCGAGAGCCGACGTCTCACGCCTCGGCCGCTTTGATGAGATCGAGCACGAATTGCTCGAACGCCTCGTCACGCGTCGCCTGGTCGGGCATGCGCAGGATGGCCGAGGGGTGGATGGTGCCCAGGATGATGGCACCCCACTGCTCGCTGTCGATCAGCTCGCCGCGCTGTTGCGTCACGCGATAGGTTCGCCCGAGCAGGGCCTGTCCCGCCGTCGCGCCGAGTGCGACGATGACCCGCGGCGAGACCTGCTCGATCTCGCCGCGCAGCCAGGGCAGGCAGGCCCGCACCTGCGAGACCGTCGGCTTCATGTGGATGCGGCGCTTCCCCCGCGCTTCGTGGCGGAAGTGCTTGACCGAGTTGGTCACGTACACGGTCGAGCGATCGATGCCCGCGGCCGCGAGCGCCTCGTCGAACAACCGACCGGCCGGGCCGACGAAGGGGCGGCCGGCCACGTCCTCCTCGTCGCCCGGTTGTTCGCCGACGAACATCAGCCGCGCGTCCGCCGGCCCTTCGCCGAAGACGGTCTGCGTGCCGACGTCGCAGAGCTCGCAGCCCGCGCACTGCCTCGCCGCGCTCCTGAGCTGGGGCAGCGAGCGGTGGCCCTTGGGCGGCAGGAACGCCTCGGCCCCCGGGTTCTCGTCCTTCTGCCGCGCCATCATGGTCTTCACGCGCTCAGGCGCCTCGCGCAACAGCTCATCGATGATGCCCGTCTCGGGCATGGTCGACCAGTACCGCCGCGGCATCTCCTTGAGCATGGCGTTCGTCTTGATGCGGGCAGGGTTGAAGATGTTGCGATAGTAGGTCTTCCACAGCTCTTCCATCCCATCACGGGCATCTAACGGGTCGCGGTCGACGCCCGGGCCATAGGTCAGGCTCCGGCCGTCCCAGTCGGCGCTCTGGTGGGGCGTGAAGATGGTCCAGCGCATCACGCCGAAGCGGCGGGCGAAGAAGGGGCCCACCAGCGGCAGCACGCGGTGCTCGGGCCGATGCCAGGAGATATACCGCTCGCCGCCTTCCCCCTCGACCTTCCGGAACCGCACGAACGCCTTGGCCTTGTGCGCGTCGAAGCGGACCTGCTTGTGCATGACCTCGAACGGGCGCACGTCCGGGTCGGCCGCGTCGTCGAGCAGGCCGCGGTCGCCCTCGACGCCGATGCGCCAGACGAGGCGGTACAGCACGTTCCACCGCTGCTCGTCGCGGTGGCAGGCGACGACCCTGGCACGATCGAGGAAGGCCTTGGGCAATCGCACGGCCGGCGCATCGTCGACCCGCTCACCATCATCGCCGAACAGCGACCCGCCCCCCGCAGCATCGCGCCACGCGACCTCATCGGGAGGCACGCGGCGGTGCAGCAGCGTGCGGGCCCGCGCGCACCAGGCCTCGAAGTCGTGCTCGACGCCCACCCCCACGCTCACCCCCACGCTCACGACGATCACGCCGTCTGCTCCAGCTGGTCGACGGTGAGCCGCCGCGTGAACAGCCGCATCTGCTGGTCGCTCGGCTTGAACCGCTGCACCAGCAGCTCGGGCTTCTCCCTGATCACCTCGCCGCCCGGCACGCGGATGAACGGGCCGGCCCGGTTCATCGGCGTCCGCATCGCCCGCAGGTCGGCCTCGCGGACCCTTCTCCGCTTCCTCAGCTTCAGGATCCGCCCGACCGTCCGCGTGCCGAAGCCGGGGACTCGCAAGAGGTCGCGCTTGGGCGCCGTGTTGACGTCGACGGGGAAGAACGCCGGGTGCCGCAGGGCCCACGACAGCTTCGGGTCGTGCTCCAGGCTCAGGTCGGGGGCGTCGGCCGTCGTCAGCTCGCCGGCGTCGAAGCCGTAGAACCGCACGAGCCAGTCGGCCTGGTACAGCCGGTGCTCGCGGATGAGCGGCGGGGTCATCGCGGGCAGGTCGCCGTCGGCGCCCAGGACCGGGCTGTACGCCGAGTAGTAGACGCGCTTGAGCCGCTGGCCGGCGTACAGGTTCGACGCGGTCGTCAGGATGTCGCGGTCGGTCGAGGCCGACGCCCCCACCACCATCTGCGTGCTCTGGCCGGCGGGCATGAACCGCGGCGCGCTCCTGGACTTCTTCCGCTCCTGCTTGGCCTCGGCGTGGCGGTCGCGCAGGGCGCTCATCGTCAGGTCGACCGCCCGCATGCTCTTCTCGGGCGCGAGCTTCTTGAGGTCGGCGTCGGTGGGCAGCTCGACGTTGGCGCTCATGCGGTCGGCGTAGCGACCGGCCTTCTCGAGCAGCTCCTCGCTCGCCCCCGGCACGGCCTTGAGGTGCACGTAGCCGAAGAATTGCTCGTCCTGCCGCAGCCGCCGGGCGACCTCCGCCAGTTGCTCCATCGTGTAGTCGGGGCTCTGGATGATGCCCGAGCTGAGGAACAGCCCCTCGATGTAGTTCCGCTTGTAGAACTCGATGGTCAGGAACACGACCTCGTCGACGGTGAACCGCGCCCGCGGCGTGTCGCTCGTCACCCGGTTCACGCAGAAGCGGCAGTCGTAGACGCACCAGTTGGTGAGCAAGAGCTTCAGCAGGCTCACGCACCGGCCGTCGGGCGTGTAGCTGTGGCAGATCCCCACCCCGTCGGTGTCGCCCAGGCCCTTGGCCTTTCCCATGCCGCCGTTGGACCGCTTCGCCCCGCTGCTCGCGCACGAGGCGTCATACTTGGCGGCGTCGGCCAGGATGGCCAGCTTGCGGGCAAGGTCCATGGAGGCATG contains:
- the ffh gene encoding signal recognition particle protein: MLERLTEGFQSALRNLSGQGSISEKNVRDAMAQVRESLLEADVALEVVEKFTGEVVQDALGKRVTESVKPGEEMIKIVHDRLVELLGGEPGKASDPGIHTVSPGPTVIMMCGLQGSGKTTTCGKIAAWLRKKDLSSTLVAADLQRPAAVEQLQTVAAQAGDLPGSAPVQFHGELDQIGAYGERVGVAVDVCKRGLKQARANASDVAILDTAGRLHVNDDLMGELKKVKAACNPHYIFLVVDSMTGQDAVRSAKAFHEQLGIDGVILTKFDSDTRGGAALSVREVTGAPVRFVGTGEGLNALEPFHPERFAGRILGMGDVVSLVEKAQQEVTEEEAEKLQNKMMRGELGMDDFLKQLKTIRRLGPMKQVLGMLPGVGSALKDVNIDDKELDRVEAQIQSMTEQERKKPKLIDNSRKRRIAKGAGVDQATVGKLVKQFNTINQLTKGMGDMSARSKMSTMTHMAQSAGGQADAAAAAAMMPSIARRKSTKGGKPKGFKQRKKRK
- a CDS encoding Ppx/GppA phosphatase family protein, translating into MDSTPSSPTAAANPAAVERPLRLAAIDVGTNSIRLLIAERDEEGGYRVLDEEKVSPRLGHGMAETGLIAPDRMEEAIDAVERMKQIALGYGVAEVRVIATSAVREASNGHEFVSGVQRLSNLRTEVIGHEDEGRLAHKSVAAAFDVTKLPFAVADIGGGSTEVVFSRGGAVEKVVGLKLGAVRVADMFGGAGASEPKAFDEMRQYLKGAIETAIGKMPLKAKVLFGTGGTYGALASIQMAKEGVSADSVQGHRLTREQVTKTLTRLRAALEKGESVAGLNKDRYDIILPGAAIVEALMKALKVDELVVHDRGIRDGLMLSMLEGHTAATRGRGAPPATTPTRISLGSRAESVRRFARKCRYHEAHSEHVTQLALEIFDELQQQLPAVAKELGKKHPSHPLALDHETAMDDEGRAVLEAAGVLHDIGYLVNHSKHHKHSYYIIANGELDGFTPRERELIANIARYHRRSHPKNSHEPYAAMDNHDRKIVRRLAGILRVADGLDRTHTQVVERVTVKIEARDGCEYPNAAVFTVESPSDVSTDLWGAQRKCELFRTAFNLRCEFEVG
- a CDS encoding putative DNA modification/repair radical SAM protein, with translation MDLARKLAILADAAKYDASCASSGAKRSNGGMGKAKGLGDTDGVGICHSYTPDGRCVSLLKLLLTNWCVYDCRFCVNRVTSDTPRARFTVDEVVFLTIEFYKRNYIEGLFLSSGIIQSPDYTMEQLAEVARRLRQDEQFFGYVHLKAVPGASEELLEKAGRYADRMSANVELPTDADLKKLAPEKSMRAVDLTMSALRDRHAEAKQERKKSRSAPRFMPAGQSTQMVVGASASTDRDILTTASNLYAGQRLKRVYYSAYSPVLGADGDLPAMTPPLIREHRLYQADWLVRFYGFDAGELTTADAPDLSLEHDPKLSWALRHPAFFPVDVNTAPKRDLLRVPGFGTRTVGRILKLRKRRRVREADLRAMRTPMNRAGPFIRVPGGEVIREKPELLVQRFKPSDQQMRLFTRRLTVDQLEQTA
- the metF gene encoding methylenetetrahydrofolate reductase [NAD(P)H]; amino-acid sequence: MSDPSTKQAKAEAGRANGSATPSSPDQARSSASPNASPVTPSEHIADIIERDGTTASFEFFPPKNAEAAEKLYQAISELEDLRPSFVSVTYGAGGSTRELTRELVLRIRRETPLHPIPHMTGVCHTPREVDEMLEGYARAGVRNIMALGGDPPLDGGAPSGRRKGEDPFAHFRYGADVVRAIRSYSDNNLGKDRTFGIGVGGYPEGHAATPNRLKEMDHLKAKVDAGADFIITQLFFDNHDFYDFRERCELAGIKVPIIAGIMPITSTKGMGRMAELAAGSRFPAPLLRALRRAGDEPDLVRRVGLHWATEQCRDLLDHKVAGLHLYTLNKSTATREIYRTLGVKDSRSFS
- a CDS encoding UdgX family uracil-DNA binding protein (This protein belongs to the uracil DNA glycosylase superfamily, members of which act in excision repair of DNA. However, it belongs more specifically to UdgX branch, whose founding member was found to bind uracil in DNA (where it does not belong), without cleaving it, appears to promote DNA repair by a pathway involving RecA, rather than base excision.) gives rise to the protein MIVVSVGVSVGVGVEHDFEAWCARARTLLHRRVPPDEVAWRDAAGGGSLFGDDGERVDDAPAVRLPKAFLDRARVVACHRDEQRWNVLYRLVWRIGVEGDRGLLDDAADPDVRPFEVMHKQVRFDAHKAKAFVRFRKVEGEGGERYISWHRPEHRVLPLVGPFFARRFGVMRWTIFTPHQSADWDGRSLTYGPGVDRDPLDARDGMEELWKTYYRNIFNPARIKTNAMLKEMPRRYWSTMPETGIIDELLREAPERVKTMMARQKDENPGAEAFLPPKGHRSLPQLRSAARQCAGCELCDVGTQTVFGEGPADARLMFVGEQPGDEEDVAGRPFVGPAGRLFDEALAAAGIDRSTVYVTNSVKHFRHEARGKRRIHMKPTVSQVRACLPWLRGEIEQVSPRVIVALGATAGQALLGRTYRVTQQRGELIDSEQWGAIILGTIHPSAILRMPDQATRDEAFEQFVLDLIKAAEA
- a CDS encoding DNA-3-methyladenine glycosylase, with the translated sequence MTRDRLSVPAERAARAMLGWTLHRRLADGAVLVGRIVETEAYLGVDDEASHTYMGRRTERNESMYGRPGTAYVYFTYGMHWCMNVACASEGDPQAVLLRAIEPVEGADRMDELRRVNPKAAASLPEHKLGSGPARLCAAMGIDRASNGLDLLSPARNGNALWLEPGDEPSDVLAGPRIGIDRVGERWRTAALRFGVAGSRSLSRPFP
- a CDS encoding AI-2E family transporter, which produces MAKRPAAPAREEPDPAPDESAQPLNKQPWYSRHLWQIQPIRDVLLLLSVFGVLYLGYVLRTVTVPLLLALLLAYLLEPVVCRLEKSKHFTRQGAVSGILVAVVVFVAVPAALATAFAVVQGVSFAQTVVDSVDRITTVSTYVKDHEDNVLPRYDREEQTIAFFSVEPAPEFEEGPPAPPDGIDDEPEQDSPALVETRLNTAASLKAERAFDGLPDVLKPVVYGYARRTVTTTGTGDEVDGPVDTVAQLSDWALGIVRGNAARMTDAAVEGGRITLATGLATVTTLGMLLFGLFLTGFFFYFLSTGYAHVRGFGYEVLPHRYRDQIVDLLRQMDRVVAGFVRGRITIAIIQSVIFTILYWLIGVPAPLIFGPLVGILSIVPYVALLGIPMTIIALAIDNSGWFAFQQTWWWTLAAPVAIYFAGQAVDDYLLTPAIQGKATNMDTPTILFASLAGGILAGIYGLLLAIPVAACVKILLREVFWPRFNAWLRGEEKDFLPLKR